In the Methanoculleus taiwanensis genome, CATCATGTCCACAATCTGTTCGAAAGTCGGTTCGTATATAAAACCGCACGCACGGGCATTGGCAAAGCAGAAGTCGCAGTTTAAGTTGCAGCGGTTGGTCAGGTCGATATTCGCAAGCAGGGTCGTTGAAGAGTGATTATTGCAAAGACCGCAGGCGGTGGGGCATTCGTTCTCGGACGCGGATACCTGCGGGTTCGAAACGCCGTTGCCAACAACCTCGTACTCTTCGAACCGCCTGAACATCGCCGAGTCGGACCAGTACAGACCACGGTATGTCCCATGCTCCGGGCACGTCCGCACCAGCCAGATCTTCCCGTCCTCTTCTACGACATCCGCGTCCAGCACCATGCGGCATGTGGGACAGAGGCTCTTTGTCTTCTTGATAATCATTGAATCACCTGTGCCATCGTCCATTCTGATCTCATGTTTCGATACCTTAATCTTTATATTTACTCTTTATACTAGACTATTGGCGACCAGAAGCTTGGATATCGCTTACATTGCGCTCTCACTATTGTCAGCGATATGGATAATGATTCCGGCATACGTGCCAAACTCCGCTGCCGCTCTCTTCGGGGGCGGCAGGCCGATTGACTTCGGAAAGACATTTTCCGACGGCAGGAGAATATTTGGCGATGGAAAGACCTACCGCGGTTTCATCGGCGGGGTGACCGCCGGAGTGCTCGCAGGAGTCGCCGAGATCCTGCTTCGTAATCTCGCGGGCTGGACGTTCCTCCCGGAGCTGACACCCCTCTCGGTCGTGCTGCTTGCCGCAGGAGCTCTCCTCGGCGATCTCGCCAAGAGTTTCATCAAGCGGCGCCTCGGCAAAGACCGGGGAGAGAAGTGGCCGGTCGCCGACCAGTACGATCTGGTGGTCGGGGCGTTTGTTCTCGTCCTTATAGGGAATCCTGCGTGGTTTTTTGAGACCATAACCCCGGCAATCGCGATATGGATTCTCATTCTGACACCCCTGCTCCACCGGCTCGCAAACATTATAGGATATCTTACAGGAGTGAAGGACGTACCATGGTAACTACTATTCAGGAGATGCTGCTCGAAAGCGGAGCAATAGAGTTCGGAGACTTTCTCCTCGCTTCGGGAGCACGGAGCAGATACTACATCGACATCAAGACAGCCACAACCAATCCGGTCATTCTCGGAGCAATTGGAGAAGAGATTGCAAAAGCCCAGGATTTCGACGT is a window encoding:
- a CDS encoding CDP-2,3-bis-(O-geranylgeranyl)-sn-glycerol synthase, which codes for MIPAYVPNSAAALFGGGRPIDFGKTFSDGRRIFGDGKTYRGFIGGVTAGVLAGVAEILLRNLAGWTFLPELTPLSVVLLAAGALLGDLAKSFIKRRLGKDRGEKWPVADQYDLVVGAFVLVLIGNPAWFFETITPAIAIWILILTPLLHRLANIIGYLTGVKDVPW